A segment of the Betaproteobacteria bacterium genome:
TCCCTGATGATCGCAATGCCGACGGCTGCCGCGTTGTGCCGCTTCAAGCTTGCCTCCATGCGCGGGCCGACGTCCGAGAATGCCGGCGCAGTGGATGGTGCCTCAGGTGTGTACGCGCAACCGGCCAGCAGGCTGGCGAAAACAATAACCGGCTGAAAAAGAAAACGGGGTGGATGGATCACGATTCATTCCCTTGGGTTTGAGCGAGTCCGCTCGACCGACAGAGTGAGCCAGTCCACGGCAATTGTCGAGACGCTTGCGACGGGCGACGCAATGAGAACTTGTCCGCAAATAAGCGCGAATGCATGACGCAACAATTTTTGTCTCAAGCAAGGCGTGTTTTTCGCGGCAATAGCGAGCTATTGCAAGAAAACGCAGTGCAGAGTGAGGCAAAAAGGGCAAGCCAGGCATCGCGCCTTATTTGCGGACAAGTTATAGGTTGAGGGAGTTAGCGTGATCTTTCCCACGCTCGTGGTGCGGCGAAAACAAGTTCCAGGTTGGTGATGGCACCGAAATTCCGGCAAAACCCCAGCGCTGGCGCGGCTCCCAGGCCTAAATGTCTCTGCAAGCCTCACCAAATGGCGTTCTGCGTGATATTTCGCGGTGAATTGTTTGCCGTATATGCCCGTGCTACGCTCGCGATCTGGCATCCGTCTCTGGTTTCCCCTCTACACAAATCCACATGTCTTCCTCCGCATTTACCCGCCTGGATTTACATTTTCCAAGCGAGCTGCTATTGCGCGAAGCCAATAGCATCGCCCCTGCGCAATGGGCCCGCCACTTCAACACCGCTTACCACGACGGCGGCTGGCAGGGCGTCGCGTTGCGAGCGATCGATGGCGATGCGACGCGGCTATTTTCCGATCCGACCCGGCGCGCGACGATCGTCGATACGCCGCTGCTGGAAACGTGCCCGGCGATCCAGGCGGCGTTGCGCCAATTTTGCTGTCCGCTGCGGGACGTGCGCCTGCTCCGCCTTGCCCCGGGCTCGCATATTCGCGAACACCGCGACGATGATCTGCGCTTCGAACAGGGTGAAGCGCGACTACATGTTCCACTCCTGACGCATCCGCTGGTGGAGTTTTATGTTGACGACCAGCGCGTGATGATGGAGGCGGGTGAATGCTGGTATCTCGATCTTTCGCGGCCCCACCGCGTGCGCAATGCCAGCCCGATCGCACGCATTCACCTGGTGATCGATTGCGAAGTCAACGATTGGCTGCGCGAGCAAATCGCGCGCGGCGACATACCGGTGCGCGAAGCCATCACCCCTTCGGGCCAGGATCAATTTTTCGCCTTCCGCGAACGCGTGTGGGCAGATCCCGGCCTGGAGCAGCGCCTCATCGGTTGCACGGACAAGGACGTATTCACACAGACCGCAGTGACGATCGGCGAACTGAACGGATTTCACTTCAGCCGGGATGATGTCGCCTCCGCAATGTCGCGCGGCCGGCAAACGTGGCTTTCGCAATGGATGGTTTGATGCATCGGCTCGATTTCCATGGCTGGATTCCCGTGCGCTCATTCTTTCGTGGCGGTGAGATATTCATCGACTGGGCCTACTTCGGCGAACAGAAGCTGCGCGAACCGTTTTTTCGCGATAGCGTGGCCATCGCCATGCGTCTGCCATTCAACCAGGCGTTCCGACGCGAGACATCCGCGGATGAAATGGTGTCGTGGGCGGCGGCGCATCCCGGCGTGGCGCCCACAGCATTTATTTTTCACGCGTCACGTTGCGGCTCAACGCTGATGTCGCAAATGCTGGCGGCGCTGCCATCACACATCGTCATCTCTGAGCCACCCATGCTCGATTCGCTCCTGCGGGCGCACTACTTCATGGCCGGGCTTACCGCGCCGCAGCAGGTCGCGTACGTGCGCGCGCTTGTGATCGCGCTCGCGCAGCCGCGCGCGGGCGAGAACGCATTCGTGATCAAGCTCGATGCGTGGGACATTTTTGAGTTGCCCGTGCTTCGCCAGGCGTTTCCGGATACCCCGTGGATTTTTCTCTACCGCGATCCGCTTGAAATCGCCGTCTCGCAAGTCCGTCAGCGCGGCTCGTACATGGTGCCCGGCATCGTCGGACCGGCACAATTCCTGATCGACCCGAACGAAGCAGCCGCAATGAGCGAGGAGGAATACATCGCCCGCGTGCTCGGCCAGATCCTCGCGCAGGCCGTGCAAATGCTCACGCACGCCAATGGCCATGCGGTGCATTACAATCAGCTGCCCGTGTCGATGTGGAGCGATCTCGCCACTCTGTTCGGGGTGAACGATGTTCCAGCGAGCCGCCAAACGATGCAGCAAGCCGCGAAGTGGGACGCGAAGAATCCCTACTTCGAGTTTGTGAGCGACGCAGAAAGCAAGCAGCGCGAAGCGACGCCGCGTTTGCGTGCATTCGTGGACAAGTGGGCAACACCGCACTACCTTGCGCTCGAACGACTTCGCACCGGATAGACTCGATTGCGCTCAAAAACAAATATGCAGGAGACGTTGCGTGGAACTGGACGCTGAAAAGCTGAAAAAAAGTGGCTTCGAGGGCGCGCTCAACAGCGTGTTCTCGGTATCAATGGCTGGTCAGCCTGAGAGCAGCCAGCCATTCACGCTCACGGAAGTAAAGAATCGTCCGGCGCCGCCGGGATTCGAGCAGTTTTCCCTGTTGTTTCAGGGTGCCGCCGCGGCATTGCTGCCGCAGGGGACTTACATTTTCGCGCACGCAAATTTCGGTGAGCTGCCCCTGTTCACCGTGCCGGTTGGCAAGAACGGTGAATGTGTCCAATACGAAGTCTGCGTATCCCGGTCCACCGAGCACGATTAAGCGCGCGATCGATAGTTTGCGTGCATGCAGGCCAGTTGACATGACTAAGCTCTATCGGCCCGCGTTCTCTTTGGACGGCGTTCTCTTGCGGCAGATGGAAACTGCTGACGAACCCATTTTTCGCGGGCTGTATGCAGAGGTCCGGGCGCCGGAGTTGCGCGGTACCCATTGGCCTGACGCGGAAAAACAGGCGTTTTGCGATTCGCAGTACACG
Coding sequences within it:
- a CDS encoding sulfotransferase family protein encodes the protein MHRLDFHGWIPVRSFFRGGEIFIDWAYFGEQKLREPFFRDSVAIAMRLPFNQAFRRETSADEMVSWAAAHPGVAPTAFIFHASRCGSTLMSQMLAALPSHIVISEPPMLDSLLRAHYFMAGLTAPQQVAYVRALVIALAQPRAGENAFVIKLDAWDIFELPVLRQAFPDTPWIFLYRDPLEIAVSQVRQRGSYMVPGIVGPAQFLIDPNEAAAMSEEEYIARVLGQILAQAVQMLTHANGHAVHYNQLPVSMWSDLATLFGVNDVPASRQTMQQAAKWDAKNPYFEFVSDAESKQREATPRLRAFVDKWATPHYLALERLRTG
- a CDS encoding aspartyl/asparaginyl beta-hydroxylase domain-containing protein, with the translated sequence MSSSAFTRLDLHFPSELLLREANSIAPAQWARHFNTAYHDGGWQGVALRAIDGDATRLFSDPTRRATIVDTPLLETCPAIQAALRQFCCPLRDVRLLRLAPGSHIREHRDDDLRFEQGEARLHVPLLTHPLVEFYVDDQRVMMEAGECWYLDLSRPHRVRNASPIARIHLVIDCEVNDWLREQIARGDIPVREAITPSGQDQFFAFRERVWADPGLEQRLIGCTDKDVFTQTAVTIGELNGFHFSRDDVASAMSRGRQTWLSQWMV